The Ipomoea triloba cultivar NCNSP0323 chromosome 4, ASM357664v1 DNA segment tgatgatTGATTATTTTGTCTGGATTTGGGTATTTACGTTCGTGTTTCTGAGGGTTGCGGCATGTTTTATAATGGAATTGAGTTTATCGTCGATCAATTGGAACTTGCTCGCTGTGATGCATCTGCAGTAAAACCTCTCGATTAGGTTTCTCTCGAGTCTTTGATGTGGTTGGCTTTGACGGATGGGAATGTTGTCTCTTACACAAATGTATATGGATTTGTGCGCAATATTTGTTTTGGATCAAAGTTTGCAGTGATGCAATCGTTTAAACGCGATTTCTACAATTAGCGGGCTCCAACATTTAACTTGAGTTAGATAATAGTGACCTTGATCCAAATGTTTGGGGGAATAAGAATTGGATCCATATTTAGGACCTCAAATTTAACTATGTGCTTTATTTATGTGATGGcttactttatttaattatttattttggtttaaCATGATTGCTATATGTATAGCTCCATAGCAATCCTTAAATTGTTATTATAGCCATTTGTGTGGTTTAATTTTCCAATTTTGGTGGATGTATGCTTTAATGCTTTTAaagtttgacttttaatttaCTTAAATCATGCTGAGGCATTTTGGTAATAAATCTTTGTTGCATGGAGAAGGATTTTGGTAACCTCATAGCACCCACCTTATACTGCTATAAATGGCAAAGTTGTCCCATTTTAGAGTAAAAATGTTTGTCTATGTCTATATCGTGTCTCAAATATTTGTTAATACATTTATTATCTAATAAATGAGGAGTTTGTATACCATACTCCCCAGGAGGATATATATTTGTACTCCTTATGCTACATTTCTGCGGATTATATTTCTCTGTTGTAATGCCAACTCGGCATGCAAGTATGCAACATAAGCCTAGGAAAGCCAATGCTTATTCCTAGGACTAGTAGTATCAAATAGTTAACCCtcaattttgtatatatatttgctaATAATTCAGGTCATGGGCTCATGGCTCTGTATTTGCAACTGAAGATCAAATTTGATTAGAATGCTTTGTTGCTTAACAGTTTAGAAATGGGTGTCTtctaagaaatttttttttatgcgaCATCCCCTCCCCCACCCAATAAGAATACTATAATTAGAACATTTTGCTGTTTACCTGTTTGCTATATATACTATTATCATTGATTCATTTAACTTTctcttttgtttccttttttatgTGAATTCCATTTATATTCTTAATGGAATGGAATTTAAAATCTACCTTCTTCCTCCACTTTGAAAAAACAGAAAAAGGAAGGGCAGGGACATGTATTCtgttaattataattgtttCTAAATTTCTTTCAGGTTGCATTACTACCAAGGAGCTGGGAACAGTTATGCGGTCGTTGGGGCAGAACCCAACTGAGGCTGAGCTTCAGGATATGATCAATGAAGTTGATGCTGATGGCAATGGGACAATTGACTTTCCAGAGTTCCTTAATCTCATGGCACGTAAAATGAAGGACACTGATTCTGAGGAGGAGCTCAAGGAAGCTTTCCGGGTGTTTGACAAGGACCAGAATGGGTTTATCTCTGCTGCTGAGCTTCGCCATGTCATGACAAACCTTGGTGAGAAGCTTACTGATGAGGAGGTTGATGAGATGATACGTGAGGCTGATGTTGATGGGGATGGCCAGATCAACTACGAGGAGTTTGTGAAGGTCATGATGGCCAAGTGAGAACTGCTCAAACCTCAAACTTAATCTTTAGAAGTAAAAGGGGTACAAAAGAGGGAAACCAGGGCAGATAAGTTTGAGATTTCAATTCTTGTTAGGATGTTTCCTTCGGTATTATTAACTTTGTTTCAGTGCTTGCATGTGTTCCTATTCGCATTGTTTCGTAATGCTACTCTTGAGTATCTTGTTTGCTCTTTGCTCTGTTCCTTGTTTTTGTAGTTGGGGCTGTTAGTGACCTCTGGTATTTATTCCCCAATTATAGGTAGTATGAGCCTGCCATTGGAGAATTTGCTTGTTTTTCTTCATGAGTGACTAGTTTTGTTAATATTCTAAATTCCAATTTTTGCCTGCTCTCAAATAACATGCAATTTACTTCCCTTCCCCAATTCTGTTAACCTTCAAATCATGCACTGGTGGAGCAGCCATTGATTTATGGATATTTCTTACTATGTGGATTGCACTAAGCTTTTGATCCACATTGGAAATCTCTTCATCCTCCTTCTGGCAATGCACTACACCACATATTCTATTGAGACTTCTTGTAAATAGAGAATTCCAGGACTAAATGAAGCTTTTGTCATTCTATATTGTTTGAACAAGCATGCCTTATGGGGTGACCATCTGCTTCTTTGCTAATTTTCAGTTTTGGTCCCACAAGTTGGGGCATTTTTACTTCTTGActatcattttttcttttcattattagTCCTTTCAGCGAGTTTTTTTGGGTCACTTCTGTGCACATGCTGATATCAGGTGATGTTTGGCCAAAAAACTCGCCGGAAGAACTAAATTGGTAggtaagaaagaaattaaaattgagacTAATACTGAAAAAATGATAGTCAAGTTGTATAGGTGAAAATGTCAATTGGGTCagaactaataataataataattactctcTTCAACtgcatggcaaattataccatggatcagggttGCAAGGTAGACTCTAATCGAAAAATAAAGTACAGAATTTTTATATcagagttcacaatgcaatatgaactcgTATATCAATTGGTGGACATTACACTTGGGTCTTTGGTTGAATAATGGGTTTGTTTAGACAAATCTTGCCTAGTTTCATTTCATCAATTAATGGGCCTCTAAGGCCCATGAATGCCAACAATGCCCATTTCCACCTAAAACATACATAAGATCATTTTATAGTCGTGAACATGATCTACATTGTCAAATGAATCTACATTGTCAAATGAATTATTGGTATATATGATCATTTTAAGTTTATTACATGTATTTTTCTGGAGGTTTATTAGTATATTAATTAACTAAACAGAAACatatagtacattaaaaataaacgaCAATATAATTTTGAAGACTTATATGCAATTTATTCTTCATTTGAATTCTAGGTAGCAGGCAAATAAAAAcgataatgaaaaaataaataattttgttgggGGTTTTTATAAAAGAAGGGTGGGAGCATATATATAGAATGATGAAATAATACaggttttgtatgattatgTACAGATTTAGGCAGAACAGTATTGTAGGAAGGAAAGAATCCTTCAGTTGCAAATCCAATGGGAAAGGGAAGGGCAAGAGAAGACGCAAAAGAGATGCACTGCGCCGCCAGTGCtccattttataaattattataattctcCCCTCTTACATAAATACACATTTTCCAACTTCAATTCTTCTCTCAATAATCTGTAATTTCTATTCCGTTACTCTTCTAATTATAGCGACATaagtaaaggaaaaaaaaacatgtaaattCTCTTCCCGTATCAAAGTTGTAACCCATTATCTGTGTATTAATATTAGCGGTGTAAAAACGTTAAAACGTAATTTGCAATCTCAGTGGGGAGATAAAGAAGATATCATCAATTGCATTAAGGGAAAATGCAAAAAAGACGAAGAATAAGAGGAGGTTAAAGTTGaagattttttaatattattttg contains these protein-coding regions:
- the LOC116016773 gene encoding calmodulin-7; the protein is MADQLTDDQISEFKEAFSLFDKDGDGCITTKELGTVMRSLGQNPTEAELQDMINEVDADGNGTIDFPEFLNLMARKMKDTDSEEELKEAFRVFDKDQNGFISAAELRHVMTNLGEKLTDEEVDEMIREADVDGDGQINYEEFVKVMMAK